A section of the Deltaproteobacteria bacterium genome encodes:
- a CDS encoding alpha/beta hydrolase → MTHPAKYEVEVRDVEYQSIGGKSWPLRIYQPKGDGPFPAIIDVHGGAWHNGDRTNNAGIDHALAAQGILVAAVEFRQPPEAGYPASVCDINLATRWLKAHAAEYQISTKVGAFGNSSGGHQVVLSAMRPRHAAYASSPLAKSPQVDASLAYVIAGWPVICPHYRFLYAKRINNQEHIKAHYDYWRTEEAMSEGSPQTICDSGEKIEMPPILLLLKENDKNHPLEMEEKFVASYRRRGGTMDVQMFSGLPEHRMVPSPDKPETMRAMEIMTAFIRKHAG, encoded by the coding sequence ATGACACACCCGGCCAAATACGAAGTCGAAGTCCGTGATGTCGAGTATCAATCCATCGGCGGCAAGTCCTGGCCGCTGCGCATCTATCAGCCTAAAGGCGATGGGCCGTTTCCAGCGATCATCGACGTGCACGGCGGCGCCTGGCACAATGGCGATCGCACCAACAACGCCGGCATCGATCATGCCCTGGCGGCGCAAGGGATTCTCGTCGCTGCGGTAGAGTTCCGCCAACCACCCGAAGCCGGCTATCCGGCATCCGTCTGTGACATCAATCTCGCAACGCGCTGGCTAAAAGCCCATGCAGCCGAATACCAGATCTCGACAAAAGTCGGCGCCTTCGGGAATTCTAGCGGCGGCCATCAAGTCGTCCTGAGCGCGATGAGACCGCGCCACGCCGCCTACGCGTCATCGCCGCTGGCGAAGTCTCCTCAAGTGGATGCAAGCCTCGCGTACGTGATCGCCGGCTGGCCAGTCATCTGTCCGCATTATCGGTTTCTTTACGCGAAGCGCATCAACAACCAAGAACATATCAAGGCGCACTACGATTACTGGCGCACTGAAGAGGCGATGAGCGAAGGCAGTCCACAGACCATCTGTGATAGCGGTGAAAAGATCGAGATGCCGCCGATTCTGCTATTACTCAAAGAGAACGACAAGAATCATCCTTTGGAGATGGAAGAGAAGTTTGTTGCCTCCTACCGCAGACGCGGCGGCACTATGGACGTACAGATGTTCAGCGGCCTACCCGAGCACCGGATGGTGCCCTCTCCGGATAAGCCGGAAACCATGCGAGCGATGGAGATAATGACGGCCTTTATTCGCAAGCACGCCGGTTAG
- a CDS encoding sulfurtransferase, with protein MARSSSRRVSMAAAVSCQELSALMPSPDLYAVFDVRERGESNQEQIPGATSLPRSQIEFRIAELVPDRNIPIVLYDEDGERAPRARCTLVELGHNYVSLLAGGLPAWKAQGYGTVSGVNVPSKAFGEKVHHERQVADMTPEQLKALQDRGEELVILDVRTPEEYGRFCIPGGQSVPGGELILWADELRRRPTVIVNCAGRTRSIIAAAALRRLGLTNVRALRNGTMGWVLAGLELEQKPGRGGPQAPAESRESAVAAAQRIAEEEKLSFLTVEECQKLGNNERYLIDVRSEKEFAEGHIDGSINVPGGQAVQRSDDFVAVRNAKIVFVSSDGTRATMAAYWYREMGFPQVFILSGGSKAWQASGDKLLSGTPESKPLGLDAVLRETKMIDAADLAERAKGERPLILDVGTSLDYESGHLPGAKWISRGWLDIKLPGLFPDRAKPIIVTCSDGRQSAFAARALVEIGWQNVAVLRGGIRAWQERGHAIETGLTDALIEPNDVVLSPSIRGTKEDMQNYLNWELKLKL; from the coding sequence ATGGCCCGTTCAAGTTCGAGGAGAGTCTCCATGGCCGCAGCAGTTTCTTGCCAAGAATTGTCGGCGCTGATGCCGTCGCCTGATCTCTATGCGGTTTTCGACGTGCGCGAGCGCGGCGAGTCCAACCAGGAACAAATCCCCGGCGCGACATCCTTACCGCGCAGCCAGATCGAATTCCGCATCGCCGAGCTGGTGCCGGACCGGAATATTCCAATTGTGCTTTACGACGAGGATGGCGAGCGCGCGCCGCGGGCGCGGTGCACTCTGGTGGAGCTTGGCCACAATTATGTCTCGCTGCTCGCGGGCGGTCTTCCGGCCTGGAAAGCGCAGGGGTATGGGACTGTCAGCGGCGTCAACGTGCCGAGCAAAGCCTTTGGCGAAAAAGTGCATCACGAACGGCAGGTGGCGGACATGACTCCCGAGCAACTGAAGGCGTTGCAGGATCGCGGCGAAGAGTTGGTGATTCTCGATGTGCGGACGCCCGAGGAATATGGCCGCTTTTGCATTCCCGGCGGCCAGAGTGTGCCTGGCGGCGAACTGATTCTTTGGGCTGACGAGTTGCGTCGCAGGCCGACAGTGATAGTCAACTGCGCCGGCCGCACCCGCAGCATCATCGCCGCTGCGGCACTGCGACGTTTAGGTTTAACGAATGTGCGCGCGCTGCGCAACGGCACCATGGGTTGGGTGTTGGCGGGGCTTGAATTGGAACAAAAGCCCGGCCGCGGCGGGCCGCAGGCGCCGGCAGAGAGTCGGGAGAGCGCCGTCGCGGCGGCGCAACGAATCGCTGAAGAAGAAAAACTATCTTTCCTAACCGTGGAGGAATGTCAGAAACTTGGAAACAACGAGCGCTACCTGATCGACGTGCGCTCGGAAAAAGAATTTGCCGAAGGCCATATCGATGGATCGATCAATGTTCCGGGCGGGCAGGCAGTGCAGCGCTCCGACGATTTCGTTGCCGTGCGCAACGCGAAGATTGTTTTCGTCAGCAGCGACGGCACTCGGGCGACCATGGCGGCCTATTGGTACCGCGAGATGGGTTTTCCGCAGGTTTTCATTCTGAGCGGAGGAAGCAAAGCCTGGCAAGCCAGCGGGGACAAGTTGCTCAGCGGGACGCCTGAATCTAAGCCGCTTGGTCTTGACGCTGTACTGCGGGAAACGAAAATGATCGATGCCGCCGATTTGGCTGAGCGAGCGAAGGGCGAAAGGCCTTTGATTCTCGATGTCGGCACAAGCCTCGATTATGAGTCAGGCCACCTACCGGGTGCGAAATGGATCTCGCGGGGTTGGCTCGACATCAAACTTCCTGGGTTATTTCCGGACAGGGCGAAGCCGATCATCGTTACCTGCAGCGATGGCCGCCAATCGGCTTTCGCGGCGCGAGCCCTGGTGGAAATAGGCTGGCAGAATGTTGCCGTGCTGCGCGGTGGCATTCGTGCATGGCAGGAGAGGGGACACGCGATCGAAACTGGGCTGACAGATGCACTGATTGAGCCCAACGATGTCGTGTTGTCGCCGTCGATCCGCGGCACCAAAGAGGATATGCAGAACTATCTAAATTGGGAGTTAAAGTTGAAACTATGA
- a CDS encoding MFS transporter: MAAKPQPKTQEPAAAPAKPRAFAALHHADYRKYFFVLMLAQMGDNIEHVISYWLLYQKFHSPVLAGFAVISHWTPFLFFAVYFGALADRHDCRRVIQSAQAIYAVVSLLWAVFFLTDTIEVWHACVLLVVHGMAGVLGQPASQLIIHDIVGREHLQSAVRLNSTGRNIAILFGPGVGGTTMLLFGGPAGLFINALMYVPAIIYMMMIPYTGHGRDEAGSVRPGRAGLGGAIKLLRESASNPTILSMILLGGSTSLLVGNAFQAQMPDFAHDFGHDKHDWAYSILLGANAAGAAVGGLLLEGTGWLKANARNAAICSILWCVAIIGFAVSTVLSFAIALLFFAGFLNLAFLSMAQTLVQLQAPPNLRGRLIGLFNTSNNGLRAFSGVTVGVVGGLIGIHWSLALSSMVLLAVTIGLFAFVIPGRGAEKS; the protein is encoded by the coding sequence ATGGCTGCAAAACCGCAACCAAAAACCCAGGAGCCCGCGGCGGCGCCGGCCAAGCCACGCGCCTTCGCCGCGCTGCATCACGCCGATTATCGGAAATATTTCTTTGTCCTGATGTTGGCGCAGATGGGCGACAACATCGAGCATGTGATCAGCTACTGGTTGCTCTATCAGAAATTTCACTCGCCGGTGCTGGCCGGTTTCGCGGTCATCAGCCACTGGACGCCATTTTTATTTTTCGCGGTTTACTTTGGCGCGCTGGCCGATCGCCACGACTGCCGACGCGTGATTCAGAGCGCGCAGGCGATCTACGCCGTGGTGTCGCTGCTTTGGGCGGTCTTTTTTCTCACCGACACGATTGAAGTCTGGCATGCCTGCGTGCTTTTGGTCGTGCACGGCATGGCCGGAGTTCTTGGCCAACCGGCCAGCCAGTTGATCATTCACGACATTGTCGGGCGCGAGCATTTGCAAAGCGCCGTGCGTTTGAACTCCACCGGACGCAATATCGCAATTCTTTTTGGCCCCGGCGTCGGTGGTACGACAATGCTCCTGTTCGGCGGTCCCGCGGGATTGTTCATCAACGCGCTGATGTACGTGCCGGCGATCATCTACATGATGATGATCCCCTACACTGGCCATGGCCGCGATGAAGCGGGGAGTGTGCGGCCGGGCCGAGCCGGCTTGGGCGGCGCCATCAAATTGCTGCGCGAAAGCGCGTCCAATCCGACTATCCTGTCAATGATCTTGCTGGGTGGCTCGACGTCGCTGTTGGTGGGCAACGCTTTCCAAGCGCAGATGCCGGATTTCGCCCACGACTTCGGTCATGACAAGCACGATTGGGCTTATAGTATTTTACTCGGCGCCAACGCTGCCGGCGCCGCAGTGGGTGGATTGCTCTTGGAAGGCACCGGTTGGCTCAAAGCCAACGCGCGCAACGCGGCGATCTGCTCGATTCTCTGGTGTGTCGCGATCATTGGCTTCGCAGTCTCAACAGTCCTGTCCTTTGCAATTGCGCTGTTGTTTTTCGCCGGCTTCCTCAATCTGGCATTTTTATCGATGGCGCAAACTTTGGTGCAATTACAGGCGCCGCCCAATCTGCGTGGCCGTTTAATCGGCTTGTTCAACACGTCGAACAACGGTCTGCGCGCCTTCAGCGGCGTCACCGTCGGTGTCGTCGGCGGCCTGATCGGCATTCACTGGTCGCTGGCACTCAGCTCGATGGTGTTGCTCGCCGTGACGATTGGGTTATTCGCGTTTGTGATTCCGGGGCGAGGGGCGGAGAAGAGTTAA
- a CDS encoding MFS transporter: MASASDHQPNVAPPSAEKKLAFAALRHKDFRSYFWTTALAMMADNIEHVISYWLLYQKFHSPTLAGFAVLSHWTPFLLFAVYFGAMADRYDCRKVIQVAQIMYMGVSALWAFLFWTDTIQVWHACVLLVIHGMAGVLWGPGSQLLIHDIVGREQLQSAIRLNSTSRQLGILFGPAVGGGMMLLFSPSVGLVVNTLIYLPLTLWLLRVPYTGHSREGAAPARRAMSWTDAFKVIREISDNRPVTTMVILGGCVSFFVGTAFQATMPEFAHDLGTEKADFAYSALLGANAAGAVVGGFLLEGRSWLPPSVKTAIISAILWCVTIAAFALSYNYYLSLGLLFLAGVLNLAFSSMAQTIVQLMSPPQLRGRLIGLYSMTSMGFKAFSGVTVGVVGGLIGVHWSLALSAMVLLAITVALFAFSIPGQPAEKVVQG; the protein is encoded by the coding sequence TTGGCATCTGCGAGTGACCATCAGCCGAATGTCGCGCCACCGTCGGCAGAGAAAAAGTTAGCTTTCGCCGCGCTGCGCCACAAAGATTTTCGCAGCTACTTCTGGACCACCGCGCTGGCCATGATGGCTGACAACATCGAGCATGTGATCAGCTACTGGCTGTTGTATCAAAAGTTTCACTCGCCGACGCTGGCCGGCTTTGCGGTGTTGAGCCATTGGACACCATTTTTGCTTTTCGCGGTTTACTTTGGCGCCATGGCGGACCGCTATGATTGCCGCAAAGTCATTCAAGTGGCGCAGATCATGTACATGGGCGTGTCGGCGTTGTGGGCGTTTTTGTTTTGGACCGACACGATTCAAGTCTGGCACGCCTGCGTGTTGCTGGTGATTCACGGCATGGCGGGGGTGCTCTGGGGACCCGGCAGTCAGTTGTTAATTCACGATATCGTTGGCCGGGAGCAGTTGCAGAGCGCAATTCGTCTAAATTCCACGAGCCGCCAGTTGGGAATTCTTTTCGGCCCTGCGGTGGGCGGCGGCATGATGCTCTTGTTCAGTCCATCGGTGGGACTGGTGGTCAACACATTGATCTACTTGCCGCTGACGCTGTGGCTGCTGCGCGTGCCCTACACCGGCCACAGCCGCGAGGGCGCGGCGCCGGCGCGGCGCGCCATGAGTTGGACCGACGCTTTCAAAGTCATCCGGGAAATTTCCGATAACCGCCCCGTGACTACAATGGTCATACTGGGCGGCTGCGTGTCGTTTTTCGTCGGCACGGCGTTCCAAGCAACCATGCCGGAGTTTGCCCACGACCTGGGTACTGAGAAAGCCGACTTCGCCTACAGCGCACTGCTCGGTGCCAACGCCGCCGGCGCGGTGGTCGGCGGCTTTCTCCTGGAGGGGCGCTCCTGGCTGCCGCCCAGCGTGAAGACCGCGATCATCAGCGCGATCCTCTGGTGCGTCACCATCGCGGCGTTTGCGCTGTCTTACAATTATTACCTCTCGCTCGGCCTGTTGTTTCTCGCCGGTGTATTGAACCTGGCGTTTTCGTCGATGGCGCAGACCATCGTGCAGCTCATGTCGCCGCCGCAGCTGCGTGGCCGGCTGATCGGTTTGTACTCGATGACCAGCATGGGCTTTAAAGCTTTTAGCGGCGTCACGGTGGGCGTGGTCGGCGGCTTGATCGGCGTGCACTGGTCGCTGGCCTTGAGCGCGATGGTTTTGCTGGCGATCACGGTGGCGCTCTTCGCTTTTTCGATTCCCGGACAACCGGCGGAGAAAGTGGTTCAAGGCTGA
- a CDS encoding VOC family protein produces MGQLKIEGVTHWSIPVNNLEESEKFYGDLLGLKHLGRLGDSGMSCFNVGDHNILLCTRAPKVDRNFVEERNVHHSFTVGPETLETACKVFKAQKVKIEELYYRKGGYFPGRELYFFDPSGNRLELRDPTWKAGMPEPSFEEVAGK; encoded by the coding sequence ATGGGACAGCTAAAAATCGAAGGCGTGACGCACTGGTCGATTCCGGTCAACAATCTCGAAGAGTCGGAAAAATTCTACGGCGACCTGCTCGGCTTGAAGCACCTCGGCCGGCTCGGTGACTCCGGCATGTCGTGCTTCAATGTGGGCGATCATAATATTCTCCTGTGCACGCGCGCTCCGAAGGTCGACCGGAATTTTGTCGAGGAGCGCAACGTGCATCATTCGTTCACCGTGGGACCGGAAACATTGGAAACGGCCTGCAAGGTTTTCAAAGCACAGAAAGTAAAGATCGAAGAACTTTATTATCGCAAGGGCGGCTACTTCCCGGGCCGCGAGCTCTACTTCTTTGACCCAAGCGGCAATCGGCTCGAGCTGCGCGACCCGACTTGGAAAGCCGGCATGCCTGAGCCGTCGTTCGAGGAAGTTGCCGGTAAGTAG
- a CDS encoding dihydrodipicolinate synthase family protein — MAAIHDRFSGLYIPYVTPFHDDGSLDLASLERLTKYFAALPGVAGLVSCARIGESPVLSLAEKRQVYEICGKIARDAGKTHIATIAPQSTDETVGLMRDLESLAIDGVMIFPPLLFSWGKVDNNLKVRYFEDLASETKLPVVLFQIPVKSYYYDPETICRIARLENVVAFKEASFDIKLFTDTLKALEHDRAEMRVLTGNDRFVAESYQLGAHGALIGVANVATERWGAMDFAGRAGQHEEAARIQKELEAVKELVFSEPIVEAVARIKVVLQHEGLIKTAKVRRPQLGISEAEKKQLLASYEALKKNQFKAAKTERAA; from the coding sequence ATGGCAGCCATTCACGATCGGTTCAGCGGCCTTTATATTCCATACGTCACGCCGTTTCACGACGACGGCTCGTTGGACTTGGCGAGCCTCGAACGCCTGACGAAATATTTCGCCGCGCTGCCCGGCGTCGCCGGTCTGGTCTCCTGCGCGCGCATCGGTGAAAGCCCGGTGCTGAGCCTGGCGGAGAAGCGGCAGGTCTACGAAATCTGCGGCAAAATCGCCCGCGATGCCGGCAAAACCCATATCGCCACCATCGCGCCGCAATCCACCGACGAAACCGTCGGCCTCATGCGCGATTTGGAAAGCCTCGCTATCGACGGCGTGATGATCTTCCCGCCCCTCTTATTCTCCTGGGGAAAAGTCGACAACAACCTGAAAGTTCGCTACTTCGAAGACCTCGCTAGTGAGACCAAACTGCCGGTGGTGCTGTTTCAAATACCGGTCAAGAGCTATTACTACGACCCCGAGACCATCTGCCGCATCGCCCGCCTCGAGAACGTCGTCGCCTTCAAGGAAGCGTCCTTCGACATCAAACTTTTCACTGACACCCTCAAAGCCCTCGAACACGACCGCGCCGAGATGCGCGTCCTTACCGGCAACGACCGGTTCGTCGCCGAGAGCTACCAGCTCGGCGCCCACGGCGCGCTTATCGGCGTCGCCAACGTCGCCACCGAGCGCTGGGGCGCCATGGACTTCGCCGGCCGCGCCGGCCAGCACGAAGAAGCCGCGCGCATTCAAAAAGAATTGGAAGCGGTGAAGGAATTGGTCTTCAGCGAACCGATCGTCGAAGCCGTCGCCCGTATCAAAGTCGTTCTGCAGCACGAAGGCCTGATCAAAACCGCCAAAGTGCGCCGCCCACAATTGGGCATCAGCGAAGCGGAAAAGAAGCAGTTACTGGCAAGCTACGAAGCCTTGAAGAAAAACCAATTCAAAGCAGCGAAAACGGAACGGGCGGCGTAG
- a CDS encoding MFS transporter has protein sequence MTKRLVSRLRQSPGAGETDAHSARGLQDSPIFVIPNKLCAIGEPLAGPSTNADNSRAASSRSPEPDKKVAFAALQHRDYRWFLGATMLAMMADNIEHVISYWVLFQKFQSPVLAGFAVISHWTPFLLLSVYFGALADRYDCRKLIQIAQVMYMVVSATWAILFLTDTIQVWHACVLLVIHGIAGVFWTPAEILLIHDIVGPKDLPSAVRLNATARQLGILFGPAVGGGLMLWFGAPTGLFVNVLIYVPFTIWLMLVPYTGHLRDGAPARRGMRWREAFMIMRDVMEHRSIATMIFLGGAASLFVGNAFQAAMPEFAHDLGTEKADFAYSALLAANAAGSVFGGFVLDGKQWIPPTVKAAIACAILWCVVMTGFAFSTSYPLSLILLFGAGALNLAFYSIAQTIVQLESPVALRGRLIGLFSMSAFGLRAFSGVTVGVIGGLIGIHWSLALSSLILLAVTIALFAFAHQSRAVTEAS, from the coding sequence ATGACAAAACGGCTGGTTTCTCGGTTGCGACAGAGTCCCGGCGCTGGTGAGACTGACGCACACTCAGCCCGCGGTTTGCAAGACTCGCCGATATTCGTTATCCCAAACAAGTTGTGCGCAATCGGAGAACCTTTGGCTGGCCCATCGACTAACGCAGACAACTCAAGAGCCGCTTCGAGCCGTTCCCCTGAGCCCGATAAAAAAGTCGCTTTTGCCGCGCTGCAGCACCGCGACTATCGCTGGTTTCTTGGCGCCACCATGCTCGCCATGATGGCGGACAACATCGAGCATGTGATCAGCTATTGGGTGTTGTTTCAGAAGTTTCAGTCGCCGGTGCTGGCCGGTTTTGCCGTCATCAGCCATTGGACGCCGTTTCTCTTACTCTCGGTTTATTTCGGTGCGCTGGCCGACCGCTACGATTGCCGCAAGCTGATTCAGATCGCCCAGGTCATGTACATGGTCGTGTCGGCCACCTGGGCGATATTGTTTTTAACCGACACGATTCAAGTTTGGCACGCTTGTGTGCTTTTGGTGATCCACGGCATCGCCGGGGTGTTTTGGACGCCGGCGGAGATTCTTCTGATCCACGATATTGTCGGGCCGAAAGATTTGCCGAGCGCGGTGCGGCTCAATGCCACGGCGCGCCAGCTCGGGATTCTTTTCGGCCCGGCGGTGGGCGGTGGCTTGATGTTGTGGTTCGGTGCGCCGACGGGGCTGTTCGTCAACGTGCTTATCTATGTGCCGTTTACGATTTGGCTGATGCTGGTGCCCTACACCGGCCACCTGCGTGATGGCGCGCCGGCGCGGCGCGGCATGCGCTGGCGCGAAGCGTTCATGATCATGCGCGACGTGATGGAGCATCGTTCGATCGCCACGATGATCTTTCTCGGCGGCGCCGCGTCGCTGTTCGTCGGCAACGCCTTTCAAGCGGCGATGCCGGAGTTCGCTCACGATCTCGGCACCGAGAAAGCTGACTTCGCTTACAGCGCTTTGTTAGCAGCCAATGCCGCCGGTTCGGTCTTTGGCGGTTTCGTGCTCGACGGCAAACAGTGGATTCCGCCGACGGTGAAGGCGGCGATCGCCTGCGCGATTCTCTGGTGCGTGGTCATGACCGGCTTTGCCTTTTCGACGAGCTATCCGCTGTCGCTGATTCTATTATTCGGCGCCGGCGCGCTGAACTTGGCGTTCTATTCGATTGCCCAAACCATCGTGCAATTGGAATCGCCAGTGGCGCTGCGCGGCCGTTTGATCGGGTTGTTTTCCATGTCGGCCTTCGGTCTGCGCGCCTTCAGCGGCGTAACCGTCGGCGTTATCGGCGGCCTGATCGGCATTCACTGGTCGCTGGCGCTGAGCTCACTGATTCTCCTCGCAGTCACCATCGCGTTGTTCGCTTTCGCGCACCAGAGCCGCGCGGTCACCGAAGCGAGTTAA